Proteins from a genomic interval of Marmoricola sp. OAE513:
- a CDS encoding prenyltransferase/squalene oxidase repeat-containing protein has product MSLVSRRLGALVAASALTATGLTLAAPPAQAAADPRPLDQAISYLKNQLVDDIMLNPAFGGIEDYGLSADVALSLKALGKEPETVKAIGKAVREHYYSWVTDYDSGFGNPSSPTELTGSMAKALVLSQVAGSDPSVYRDKVQADIEDNLYQGAPLTGRIRNINDFVYPPPDFNPVPGDNANVFGQSFAARALVLADSDDKAAVLDFLLDQQCADGGFREKFDASDDPNQECGAGDTATYGDRIGATATAVINLQAIASEPGVNVTAALASARAWLVTQQNANGSWGTGTGNANNTGLAAQALGETADTAEAAQWLRDFQANDTDACTGLKKFVGAVALDEDTLTDGRNEGVPLTAVGTWQRSTSQVLYGLSLVQAGPAVTLNLTGPNGYQRGGSPATYQVSGAAAGAKLCTTVANNFKAGVANASGSASIALPLPSSTANRTVTVVDKDGNTDTVVTKVLGPARFTLLKKKSKVTSGKSVTVIVYGLAPGEKVTVSVKGDKVSGVATAQGRFAAKLKPSKKVGKKTIRAVGQFPDRTGSTTVKVVKK; this is encoded by the coding sequence ATGTCTCTCGTCTCCCGACGTCTGGGCGCGCTCGTCGCGGCCTCGGCGCTCACCGCCACCGGGCTCACCCTGGCGGCGCCCCCGGCCCAGGCGGCTGCGGACCCGCGTCCGCTGGACCAGGCCATCTCCTACCTGAAGAACCAGCTCGTCGACGACATCATGCTCAACCCGGCCTTCGGCGGGATCGAGGACTACGGCCTCTCCGCCGACGTCGCGCTGTCGCTCAAGGCCCTCGGCAAGGAGCCCGAGACGGTCAAGGCGATCGGGAAGGCCGTGCGCGAGCACTACTACAGCTGGGTCACCGACTACGACTCCGGGTTCGGCAACCCCTCCTCGCCGACCGAGCTCACCGGCTCGATGGCCAAGGCGCTCGTCCTCTCCCAGGTCGCCGGGTCGGACCCGAGCGTCTACCGGGACAAGGTGCAGGCCGACATCGAGGACAACCTGTACCAGGGCGCACCCCTGACGGGACGCATCCGCAACATCAACGACTTCGTGTACCCGCCGCCGGACTTCAACCCCGTCCCGGGAGACAACGCCAACGTCTTCGGGCAGTCCTTCGCTGCCCGGGCACTGGTCCTCGCGGACTCCGACGACAAGGCGGCCGTGCTGGACTTCCTGCTCGACCAGCAGTGCGCCGACGGCGGCTTCCGGGAGAAGTTCGACGCCTCCGACGACCCCAACCAGGAGTGCGGCGCCGGCGACACCGCGACGTACGGCGACCGGATCGGTGCCACGGCCACGGCGGTGATCAACCTGCAGGCGATCGCGAGCGAGCCGGGCGTCAACGTGACGGCTGCGCTGGCGAGCGCCCGCGCGTGGCTCGTGACCCAGCAGAACGCGAACGGTTCCTGGGGCACCGGCACCGGCAACGCCAACAACACCGGCCTCGCCGCGCAGGCGCTCGGCGAGACGGCTGACACCGCCGAGGCGGCCCAGTGGCTGCGCGACTTCCAGGCCAACGACACCGACGCGTGCACCGGGTTGAAGAAGTTCGTCGGTGCCGTCGCGCTCGACGAGGACACGCTGACCGACGGCCGCAACGAGGGCGTCCCGCTCACCGCCGTGGGCACCTGGCAGCGTTCGACGAGCCAGGTCCTCTACGGCCTCTCGCTGGTGCAGGCAGGTCCGGCGGTCACGCTGAACCTCACCGGCCCGAACGGCTACCAGCGCGGTGGCTCGCCGGCCACCTACCAGGTCTCCGGTGCGGCCGCCGGTGCCAAGCTCTGCACGACCGTGGCGAACAACTTCAAGGCCGGTGTCGCCAACGCGTCGGGCTCTGCCTCCATCGCGCTGCCGCTGCCGAGCAGCACGGCGAACCGCACGGTCACGGTGGTCGACAAGGACGGCAACACCGACACCGTCGTCACCAAGGTGCTCGGTCCCGCGAGGTTCACCCTCCTCAAGAAGAAGAGCAAGGTGACGAGCGGCAAGTCGGTCACGGTCATCGTCTACGGCCTCGCGCCGGGCGAGAAGGTGACCGTCTCGGTCAAGGGCGACAAGGTCTCGGGCGTCGCCACGGCTCAGGGTCGGTTCGCCGCCAAGCTGAAGCCGAGCAAGAAGGTCGGCAAGAAGACCATCAGGGCCGTCGGCCAGTTCCCCGACCGCACCGGCTCGACGACCGTCAAGGTGGTCAAGAAGTAA